The DNA sequence TCCTCCGCCACAGACGGCGACACACGGTGAGGGGGGATGTCCGGGAGGAGGAAGGCGCGGAGAAGGCGGCCTCTCCTGTCCGGTTCTAGCCGCTAAAGGGCTCTTCTCCCGGGCAGGGAAGCACAAGGGGAGAGCGGAGCTGCAGCCGGGCTGAGAGGGGTGAAGGCGGGGCCTGTGTCCAGTGTCAGCCAATAGAcgcgcaggaggcggagctcggcAGCCAATCACTGCGCAGCGCTGCACATATAAGAGGCGGCCCCGGCTCCGGCCTCAGTGTTTTCTCCAGGAGAAGTCTTTGTGTTTTCTCCCCACGTTTCACACGATGGCAGAGACCGCGCCAGCagccgctcctcctcctcctcccgccgAAGCGGCCGCCAAGTCCAAGAAGCAGCCGAGGAAATCCGCCGCGGCAGCAGGGGGCGCCAAGAAAAGCAAGAAGCCGTCCGGTCCCAGCGTGTCCGAGCTCCTGGTCACAGCCGTGTCCGCCTCCAAGGAGCGCAGCGGGGTGTCTCTGGCCGCCCTGAAGAAGGCTCTGGCTGCCGGAGGATGCGATGTAGAGAAGAACAATAGCCGCATCAAGGTGGCCATCAGGGCTCTGGTCACCAAGGGGACCCTCACCCAGGTGAAGGGCAGCGGCGCCTCCGGCTCCTTCAAGCTCAACAagaagcagcaggagaccaaggacaaggcggcggccaagaagaagaagaagccgGCGGCGGCCAAGAAACCTGCAGCTACTGCGGCCAAGAAACCCGCTAAATCCCCGAAGAAGCCCAAGAAGGCTCCGGCCAAGAGCCCGAAAGAGGCTAAGAAACCAGCCGCGGCCAAGAAAGCAGCCAAGAGCCCCAAGAAGCCGAAGGCTGCCCCCAAGAAGCTGGCCAAGAGTCCGGCTAAGAAGGTGGCCAAACCCAAGGCTGCCAAGAGTCcggccaagaaagcggcgaaaccCAAGGCTGCCAAGAGTCCGGCTAAGAAAGCGGCGAAAGCCAAGAAGAGCGCGGCCAAGAAGTAACCGGCGCCGCCCGCACCTCTCccccaaaggctcttctcagagccgccaCCTCCTCCTCAGACGAGCTCCACTCCGCCCTTCTGCCCTCGTTCTCCGCTCACAGCGGGCGGGGGCTCCGGCTCCTCTGCGGGAAGGGATAGGGGGCGGGTTAACCCTGTcagcgccgctctcttcagtctatcagggcctcgctgctCGGCTGATAACCGTCCCTCActgcgccccgccccctgctggtagtgatgccgccgctgagtgtactgtgcctgcaggggggtcgtgcgctctatccctggacaccagcgcagcgatggagccgctcttctccgcacagtgaatacgggactgttctccccttctccggtggggagcgggagaaggcggccactgacgggttaatactgagccggctatgggggcggggctatagaactagtaccttggcttttgaaattcccgctcaattagaattcagcggccgtggagaagctccgcccccgtctCATCTGAATGgatggaagctccgccccccccatctcccgctcttctcagagcccccaccttctctaggacggagctgtcgcattgtgtgaatacatggaagcctcatgtccgaggcggattattccctcattatagaccactgatcgggaggatgaggggagtagtgatcgtatactcgggaggatggggggagtagtgattggacactgaggatggggggagtagtgattggacattgaggatggggggagtagtgattggacattgaggatggggggagtagtgattggacactgaggatggggggagtagtgattggacattgaggatggggggagtagtgattggacattgaggatggggggaggaggtagTGAAGGACGAGCGGCTGGATGGGTCCACAGAGCCGGGCACTCGGGGATACATCGGTGCTATGGGGGCGGGGATAGGATTGGAGCTCAGGACATGGCGGAGAATGCGGGGACGTCTGTGACAAAGAGACGGAAGGGAAGAGCCGGGAGTACGGGCAGACATTGCTGCTGTAGGGCTGAATTTTAACCGCTctgtaattgagcgggaatttcaaaagccaggagatcagccaatcactgtaaagcaCTTGTCCTATGGCTCCGCCCCCAGCAGCGCTGAGTGGAGATGGCGGGGGGCAGGGAGGATGGAGGCGGTTATCGGTCACGGTCAGCGAGTCCCTGATAGACGGGGGGAGATACAGGGAGCGCTTTTAGAATAAAGGAACTGCTCTTACTAATTAGAGCGCTGAAAGGGTTAACCCGCCTCCTGTGAGCGGAGAATGAAGGGCGGAGTGGAGCTCGTCTCTGGAGGAGGtggcggctctgagaagagcctttgttgGGTGCGGGGCGCAGATCTAAGCCCTCTCCCCTCGGATCCTGCGGGCCAGCTGGATATCCTTGGGCATGATGGTGACCCGCTTGGCGTGGATGGCGCAGAGGTTGGTGTCCTCGAAGAGCCCGACCAGGTAAGCCTCGCTGGCCTCCTGCAGGGCCATGACGGCCGAGCTCTGGAAGCGAAGGTCGGTCTTGAAGTCCTGGGCGATCTCTCTCACCAGGCGCTGGAAGGGCAGCTTCCGGATGAGCAGCTCGGTGGACTTCTGGTAGCGCCGGATTTCCCGGAGAGCGACGGTCCCGGGCCGGTAGCGGTGAGGCTTCTTGACTCCGCCAGTGGCGGGGGCGCTCTTCCTGGCGGCTTTAGTGGCCAGCTGCTTGCGGGGAGCTTTCCCGCCGGTGGACTTACGGGCTGTCTGCTTGGTTCTGGCCATGGCTCTGCAGAGATCTGTACACAGCAAGAGAGTGAGGTGAGGAGCGGACCGTGCAGATCATTTATACTCCCGGCCTCGTCCTCATTGGCTCATGTAAACCACACCCCTACATCCCTATTGGTTTATTCGTACAGTGATGTGCCCGCCAAAACTTCCGTTACCAATCATCGTTCACAAGAGGCGGAGCCCAAGCGGAAGAAGAGGTGGAGCTACAGAATAAGTATGTTATGGTGATTGGCTGATCTCAGGGGACGAACCCTCTACAGAAGCAATGTCTGCCCATACTCGCAGCAGGTCAGGAGCGGCAAGTGCCCCTGTGTGTAatggactgctcctccacggccgctgaattctaaccggactgtaattgagcgggaatttcaaaagccagagatcagccaatcactgtaaagcaCTTGTTCTATAGCTCCGCCCCCTTCTCCAGCTCTCTGCGCTGGTGTCCGGGGATAGAGCGCACGGCGGGGCTCACATCATCcattcagctgagccgggggcggagcttctCCATGGCCGCTGAATTCttacatcacatcctaaacattacagcctccacattacatcacagcctccatattatattatcaacttcaacaacatattacagcctccacattattttacagcctaaatattaccagcctccatgttatattacagcctccgtattaatGGCCTCTACATTagtctccacattatattacagactccatattaccggcctctacattacatcagggcctaaacattacattacagcctccatattacatcacagcctctacattatattacagcctccatactaccagcctccacattacattatattacagcctccatacatactaccagcctccacattacagccttaatattaccagcctctgcttTACATTACAGACtacaaattatattacagcctccatattacattaccaGACTCCACATTATATTGCAGACTCTATATaaccgtcctctacattacatcacagcctaaacattatgttacagcctccatatattcAATCTCCAGAtaacatcacagcctccatataactagcctctacattacattgcagcctccatactaccagcctcctccacattatattacagccttcatattaccagcttacacattacattacagcctctatatttcaTTACTGGcctacacattatattacagcctccatattaccggcctctacattacatcagggcctaaacattacagcctccatataacatcacagcctccacactatatgacagcctccatattactagcctctacattacagcctttacataacattatattacagcctccatattactagcctctacattacagcctccatactacattatattacagcctccatactaccagcctccacattacatcacagccttaatattaccagcctctgcattacagcctccatattacattac is a window from the Bufo bufo chromosome 4 unlocalized genomic scaffold, aBufBuf1.1 SUPER_4_unloc_4, whole genome shotgun sequence genome containing:
- the LOC120982872 gene encoding histone H1C-like codes for the protein MAETAPAAAPPPPPAEAAAKSKKQPRKSAAAAGGAKKSKKPSGPSVSELLVTAVSASKERSGVSLAALKKALAAGGCDVEKNNSRIKVAIRALVTKGTLTQVKGSGASGSFKLNKKQQETKDKAAAKKKKKPAAAKKPAATAAKKPAKSPKKPKKAPAKSPKEAKKPAAAKKAAKSPKKPKAAPKKLAKSPAKKVAKPKAAKSPAKKAAKPKAAKSPAKKAAKAKKSAAKK
- the LOC120982866 gene encoding histone H3-like translates to MSGRGKGGKGLGKGGAKRHRKVLRDNIQGITKPAIRRLARRGGVKRISGLIYEETRGVLKVFLENVIRDAVTYTEHAKRKTVTAMDVVYALKRQGRRAPGVLHRRRGREAMARTKQTARKSTGGKAPRKQLATKAARKSAPATGGVKKPHRYRPGTVALREIRRYQKSTELLIRKLPFQRLVREIAQDFKTDLRFQSSAVMALQEASEAYLVGLFEDTNLCAIHAKRVTIMPKDIQLARRIRGERA